The genomic window GGGGGCTGCGCGACCTCGGAGCCATCGACCAACGACCGTGGCACCACCATCAGGTCGGGTTGCACGACGGTGCGCTCCCCGGCTCGCAGATCGAGCGGAGCTGCCAGCACCCGGAGGTGTGGCGGGACAACCGATCGCAGCACCGCAAAGAGCTCCCCGCTCACCACCTGGTGGGCCACGCCCGGGCTCGGCGACACGATCAGCTCACCCTCGATGAGCTGGACGGTCATGTCGTCGCGCTCCTCGCGGTAGGCGTGGAGGTCCTCGACCGTGTAGATCCCCACCTCGCTGATGCTCATGGTCTCCATGGTGCCCCTCCCGATTCATGCCGTCCAGCGTGGCACGACCAGGAGAGCCACCTCAGAAGTTGTCCACAGGTGCTCCCCCGGTTCACTCCTCGCGCATCGGCACCCGCACGCCACGCTCGGCGGCGACCTCCTCGGCGATGTCATAGCCGGCGTCCACGTGCCGGATCACTCCCATGCCCGGGTCGTTGGTCAGCACGCGCTGCAGCTTCTGCGCCGCCAGCTCGGTCCCGTCGGCCAGCGACACCTGCCCAGCGTGCATCGAGCGACCGATGCCCACGCCGCCACCGTGGTGCAGCGACACCCACGAGGCGCCCGAGGACGTGTTGACCAGGGCGTTCAGCAGAGGCCAGTCGGCGATGGCGTCCGAGCCGTCCGTCATACCCTCCGTCTCGCGATAGGGACTGGCGACCGACCCCGCATCCAGGTGGTCGCGGCCGATCACGATCGGCGCCTCGACCTCACCGCGGGCGACCATGTCATTGAACTTCAGGCCGGCCTTGTCGCGCTCGCCATAACCCAGCCAGCAGATCCGCGCCGGCAGTCCCTCGAAGGCGACCTTCTCGCGCGCGCCACGCAGCCACTTCTGCAGGTGGTCGTTGTCGGGGAACAGGTCCATCACGGCCTTGTCTGTCGCATAGATGTCCTTCTCCTCCCCCGACAGTGCGACCCAGCGGAACGGGCCCTTGCCCTCACAGAACAGCGGGCGGATGTATGCCGGGACGAACCCTGGGAAGTCGAAGGCCCGGTCGTAGCCGCCCTTGCGGGCCTCGTCGCGGATGCTGTTGCCATAGTCGAAGACCTCGGCGCCGGCGTCCAGGAAGCCGACCATCGCCTCGACGTGCTTGGCCATCGACCCCTGCGCACGGTCGGTGAACTCCTCAGGCTTCTTCTCGGCATACTGGGCCCAGTCCTCGAGCCCGACGCCCTCGGGCAGGTAGGACAGCGGGTCGTGCGCGGAGGTCTGGTCGGTCACGATGTCGATCGCGACGCCGCGACGCAGCAGCTCGGGGAAGACCTCGGCCGCGTTGCCGACGACACCGATCGAGACCGCCTCGCGGGCCTCCTTGGCGGCCAGAGCCCGCTCGACACCGGCATC from Ornithinimicrobium cryptoxanthini includes these protein-coding regions:
- a CDS encoding Uma2 family endonuclease, which encodes MSISEVGIYTVEDLHAYREERDDMTVQLIEGELIVSPSPGVAHQVVSGELFAVLRSVVPPHLRVLAAPLDLRAGERTVVQPDLMVVPRSLVDGSEVAQPPVLAVEILSPSSRRTDLVRKPEVLGRFGVEHYWVVDPLHPAVRTFRLADGTYESGQIVAGDDVFETEEPFPVSFRPADLAR
- the hutU gene encoding urocanate hydratase, with protein sequence MEGARPVRAARGTTLTARSWATEAPLRMLMNNLDPEVAERPDDLVVYGGTGRAARDWKSFDAMVRTLTTLREDETMLVQSGRPVGVFQTHEWAPRVLIANSNLVPDWANWPEFRRLEHLGLTMYGQMTAGSWIYIGTQGILQGTYETFAAIAAKKFNDTLAGTLTLTGGCGGMGGAQPLAVTLNGGTCLIVDVDEARLRRRVRSRYLDEVADSLDAGVERALAAKEAREAVSIGVVGNAAEVFPELLRRGVAIDIVTDQTSAHDPLSYLPEGVGLEDWAQYAEKKPEEFTDRAQGSMAKHVEAMVGFLDAGAEVFDYGNSIRDEARKGGYDRAFDFPGFVPAYIRPLFCEGKGPFRWVALSGEEKDIYATDKAVMDLFPDNDHLQKWLRGAREKVAFEGLPARICWLGYGERDKAGLKFNDMVARGEVEAPIVIGRDHLDAGSVASPYRETEGMTDGSDAIADWPLLNALVNTSSGASWVSLHHGGGVGIGRSMHAGQVSLADGTELAAQKLQRVLTNDPGMGVIRHVDAGYDIAEEVAAERGVRVPMREE